From a region of the Vagococcus coleopterorum genome:
- the gatA gene encoding Asp-tRNA(Asn)/Glu-tRNA(Gln) amidotransferase subunit GatA, with protein MTELFQKSVKELHDLLVAKDITAVELTKATFDRIKATEPELEAFITLNEEKALAQAAEIDKAGISAEDVLAGIPIGIKDNIVTEDILTTSASKMLHNFTPIYDATVMEKVYDANMIPMGKLNMDEFAMGGSSETSYYKQTKNAWDHERVPGGSSGGSAAAVAGGQLPVALGTDTGGSIRQPAAFNGIVGMKPTYGRISRYGLIAFSSSLDQIGPMTRTVEDNALVLNALSGWDKKDSTSAQLDVPDFTKGLHDGVKGMKIAVPKEYMGEGIDPEVTAQVEKAIATYRALGATVEEVSLPHSKYGVEIYYIVASSEASSNLQRFDGIRYGYRAENVKDIEDLYVRSRSEGFGPEVKRRIMLGTFSLSSGFYDAHFKKACQVRTLVKRDFDEVFKEYDLIISPTAPTPAYKLGENLNDPITMYMGDLLTIPVNLAGLPGMSVPCGLVDGMPVGLQIIGKPFDETTMYRAAQAFETATEFHNQKPEMLGGSK; from the coding sequence ATGACTGAATTATTTCAAAAATCGGTAAAAGAATTACACGACTTATTAGTTGCTAAAGACATTACGGCTGTAGAATTAACTAAAGCAACATTTGATCGCATTAAAGCAACAGAACCTGAGTTAGAAGCATTCATTACTTTGAATGAAGAAAAAGCACTAGCGCAAGCAGCAGAGATTGACAAAGCTGGTATCTCAGCTGAGGATGTTTTAGCAGGGATTCCAATTGGGATTAAAGATAACATTGTGACGGAAGACATTTTAACAACTTCTGCCAGCAAAATGTTACATAATTTCACGCCTATTTATGATGCTACCGTGATGGAAAAAGTTTATGATGCAAACATGATTCCAATGGGTAAATTAAACATGGATGAATTTGCCATGGGTGGTAGTAGCGAAACGTCATATTATAAACAAACTAAAAATGCCTGGGATCATGAACGTGTTCCGGGAGGATCTTCAGGTGGTTCTGCTGCCGCTGTTGCAGGCGGACAATTACCAGTTGCCCTAGGAACTGATACAGGTGGAAGTATTCGTCAACCTGCAGCGTTTAACGGTATTGTAGGGATGAAACCAACGTATGGTCGAATTTCTCGTTATGGTTTAATTGCCTTTTCATCAAGCTTAGACCAAATTGGACCAATGACACGTACCGTCGAAGATAACGCGTTAGTCTTAAATGCTTTAAGTGGGTGGGATAAAAAAGATAGTACAAGTGCACAACTAGATGTCCCTGATTTTACTAAAGGACTACATGACGGTGTTAAAGGAATGAAGATTGCTGTTCCTAAAGAATATATGGGTGAAGGGATTGACCCAGAAGTTACAGCTCAAGTTGAAAAAGCCATTGCAACGTATCGAGCTTTGGGTGCAACCGTTGAGGAAGTTAGCTTACCGCATTCGAAATATGGGGTTGAAATTTATTACATTGTCGCATCATCTGAAGCGTCATCAAACTTACAACGTTTTGATGGTATCCGCTACGGTTATCGTGCAGAAAATGTTAAAGATATTGAAGATTTATATGTTCGTTCACGTTCAGAAGGGTTTGGACCAGAAGTGAAACGTCGCATTATGTTAGGGACGTTCTCATTAAGTTCAGGTTTCTATGATGCTCACTTTAAAAAGGCGTGTCAGGTTAGAACATTAGTGAAACGTGATTTTGATGAGGTGTTTAAAGAGTATGATTTGATTATTTCGCCAACAGCACCAACACCTGCTTATAAATTAGGTGAAAACTTAAATGACCCAATTACGATGTACATGGGTGACTTATTAACGATTCCGGTTAACTTAGCTGGACTACCAGGAATGTCTGTACCATGTGGCTTAGTAGACGGTATGCCAGTGGGTCTTCAAATTATTGGTAAACCATTTGATGAAACAACAATGTATCGTGCTGCGCAAGCATTTGAAACAGCAACAGAATTTCATAATCAAAAACCAGAAATGTTAGGAGGGAGCAAGTAA
- the gatB gene encoding Asp-tRNA(Asn)/Glu-tRNA(Gln) amidotransferase subunit GatB encodes MNFETVIGLEVHVELKTDSKIFSPAPAHFGAEQNTNTNVIDWSYPGVLPVANKRAIEFGMRAAMALNCKIAKDTHFDRKNYFYPDNPKAYQISQDDQPIGYDGWIDIEVEGETKRIRIERVHLEEDAGKNIHGTDGYSYVDLNRQGTPLIEIVSEADMRSPEEAYAYLDAIRSIIQFSGVSDVKMEEGSMRCDANISLRPYGQEEFGTKAELKNLNSLNYVRKGLAYEEKRQAKVLMSGGIIQQETRRYDDATGDTILMRVKEGAADYRYFPEPDLPVLEISDEWIEEVRASLPELPAARRERYVKELDLPEYDAMVLTLSKEMSDFFEETLAEGADAKQASNWLMGEVSAHLNSEHLELHQTKLTPSNLAGMINLIADGTISSKIAKKVFKELIENGGNAREVVEAKGLVQLSDPAQLLPIINEILDNNGQSIEDFKNGKDRAVGFLVGQIMKATKGQANPGVVNKLLTEELGKR; translated from the coding sequence ATGAATTTCGAAACAGTTATCGGACTTGAAGTCCATGTTGAACTAAAAACAGACTCTAAAATCTTCTCGCCTGCTCCAGCTCATTTTGGTGCCGAGCAAAATACAAATACTAATGTGATCGACTGGAGTTATCCAGGTGTCTTACCAGTTGCTAATAAACGTGCCATTGAATTTGGGATGCGTGCGGCGATGGCTTTAAACTGTAAGATTGCAAAAGATACTCACTTTGATCGAAAAAACTATTTTTATCCAGATAATCCAAAAGCTTACCAAATCTCACAAGATGATCAACCGATTGGTTATGATGGTTGGATTGATATTGAAGTTGAAGGCGAAACAAAACGTATTCGTATTGAACGTGTTCACTTAGAAGAAGATGCCGGTAAAAATATCCATGGCACAGATGGCTATTCTTACGTGGATCTAAATCGCCAAGGAACACCGTTAATTGAAATCGTCTCAGAAGCAGATATGCGTTCGCCAGAAGAAGCTTATGCTTATCTAGATGCGATTCGTTCAATCATTCAATTTTCTGGCGTAAGTGATGTAAAAATGGAAGAAGGATCAATGCGTTGTGATGCCAACATTTCATTACGTCCTTATGGGCAAGAAGAATTTGGAACTAAAGCCGAGTTGAAAAACTTGAACTCACTTAACTATGTCCGTAAAGGTTTAGCTTATGAAGAAAAACGTCAAGCGAAAGTCTTAATGTCAGGTGGTATCATTCAACAAGAAACACGTCGTTATGATGACGCTACTGGTGATACAATCTTAATGCGTGTGAAAGAAGGAGCGGCAGATTACCGTTACTTCCCAGAACCAGATCTGCCAGTCTTGGAAATTTCTGATGAATGGATCGAAGAAGTACGCGCTAGCTTACCTGAATTACCAGCAGCTCGCCGCGAACGCTATGTGAAAGAGTTAGACTTGCCAGAATATGATGCAATGGTCTTAACCTTATCAAAAGAAATGTCAGATTTCTTTGAAGAGACATTAGCTGAAGGTGCTGATGCGAAACAAGCATCAAACTGGTTGATGGGTGAGGTATCTGCTCACTTGAATAGCGAACATTTAGAATTACATCAAACTAAGTTAACACCAAGCAACTTAGCAGGCATGATTAATTTAATTGCTGATGGCACAATCAGTTCTAAGATTGCTAAAAAAGTTTTCAAAGAATTAATTGAAAATGGCGGAAATGCCCGTGAAGTGGTTGAAGCTAAGGGGTTAGTTCAATTGTCTGATCCTGCTCAATTATTACCGATTATCAATGAGATTTTAGATAATAATGGCCAGTCAATTGAAGACTTTAAAAATGGTAAAGACCGTGCTGTTGGTTTCTTAGTGGGACAAATTATGAAAGCAACTAAAGGTCAAGCAAATCCAGGAGTCG